The Setaria viridis chromosome 2, Setaria_viridis_v4.0, whole genome shotgun sequence DNA window CTAACCACCACGATCATCATCATTAGTTAATGATACAAGGTTCAGGTTAGGTCAGTTCATACACAACTTCTGAGGTCAAAGAAAGGCAGGATGAACACAACAAACTTGGATCTTATACACTGGAATTATATAGTAAGTGGCTACTACATCTCTACTGGCCAAAAGAGGGGCCAAAGTGGGGAGCAAATTTGCAGCTGCTAATCACTACCATCAATCCTGCTATTTTGCAGATCGGACAGTGAGAAGGACCTAGGGGATCTGAAGCTCCCAAGGCCATTCCTCCTCTGCATGCCAACACCGAGGAGCCTCGGCGGAGGCAATGGCAATGCCGGCGCACCCCGGATGTTCTTGCCGCGGTGCGGCAGCTGGTTGCattcctcctcgtcgtcgtcggagtcgTCCTCTTCGCCCTCGTCCccctcggcgacggcgtggtCGGGGGCCAGGAGCGGGGGGAGGTAGGTGGCCGTGGCGAGCGAGCTGCAGGAGGCTCGCCGAGACCAGTTGGCCAGGATGCGGCGGCGCTTGTTGAAGGGGTTCTCCGGCTTGGCCAGCTCCTTGGCCTCCGCCACCGTCGACGTGGCCTCGGCGAGGCTGGTGAAGGACTTGGACTTGCCGGCGTAGAAGCTGGAGAGGCCCTTCCTGATCACACCAAATTAAAGTCGAGTTAATTCTGTGAGCTATCTGAGCCAATTGGGTCAAAGCTTCCGTTTCCTCCTATGTTACAAAAGGGGAAATCCATAAATTGCAATTTCTCACACCATTCTCGCGAACTAGACTTCCATTTCACATCGCAAACAAGATTAGCAATGTAGCAAAGGCTCCAAACATTTCTCCTTTCGAAAAAAGTTTTCGTTTTTTGCAGAAGTAAAATAAGCATAAACAAGCCAAGATGATGATAAAGATGAAAGCTTTATCAACTCACTTGATGGGCAAGGAGTCCTCGAGCGCGTCCAAGCAGCCGAGCGCGTCACCCTCCTTGAGCTTGctctcgacctcctcctcctccccgtcctccccgccggcctccgACGAGGAGTTCTCCCCGATCGAGGagcccgacggcgacggcgccccgAGCGACGAGGTCTCGGtgagcacctcctcctccgcctcgtcctcctctaTGAAGAACCCGtcgctcctcctcttcccggCCGCCAACACGGCCGCCTGCTCGCCGGCGCTCCTCTTCCCGGATCCGGGGAACCCGTAGGCCGGCCGCACCTCGGCCACCGCTGTCGACATGACTCCTGCGCCGCGAGATCCGACGGCCCGGGCGGTGCCAGTGTGTGCTCGGAGCGATCGAGCAAATCTCGGGTGGATTGGATAAATGTGTCCGTCCAAGAACAGGGACAGGAACTCAACAACTTTGGTATGGTATGTgatggggggagggaggggaaagATGAAGCGAAACGCAGGATAGGATAAGAGCAAGGACCAGGACGCAACTTGGGTGCGCGGGGTCTTTGTAGGCTGGAGGAGGCCGCAAGGCCCGGGATCCTCTGCAGCGAAGCACAGAATATGCGCGGTGTAGCTGTGCTACTGATCTGTATGCCAAATTGCACGCAAATTGGATTAGTGATCTGGCGGAACAGTATCTCAATCTATCCAATCATATTAAACAGCGGTACAAGTCTAGCATCGTATCTGACCGTATCTCAAGGTAAATGTAGCAtatccaaaaagaaaagaattcaaTCATAGCACGTCGAGGTACCGAGCACACGGATCCCGTCCCGAGCTCTGCCAGCCTCTCCCGCCCGACGCAGAGGATCCGAGCGGATGAGGCTGCCGTCCCTCCTGCGTGGCCAGTGGACCGCGCCCACCCGCGGTTTCCGCCCCCCGCTGTTCCTGTGGGCTCTCCGACGAAGCAAGCAGGCCGTCCCTATCCGTTACTGTTAGCGCCGCGCACCAGCTCGCTCCCGCCCCCGCTCTCGctggcgcccggcccccacccccCCAGCGCCTCATCCTCCTGCCGCGAGGGCGAGGCGGATGAGGCCGCTGACGGGGTGGTGAGGTGTTTGGACACGTTCCCTCTCCTCCTGACCTTCTCTGCGACTgcgtgcggtggtggtgggtgggCCCTGTGGATGGATGCGgcccgagagagagagagagagagagagagagagagagagagagagagagagagcgacgTGGACGAGGTTGCCGGTCGCCGCCAGCACGCCGCGTCTGCCCCGGAGTCCAAGGGGAGACGGGCTGGGCCGACACGCCAGCCAGGCAGCCACTGGCAAACCTGGCATGGGGGAGCTGCTCGTCGACTCGTCTTGATCACGATAAGGTTAGACAAGAGAGATGATGATCCTTGGGCAAGCTTTGACTACTGTCACATACTGTTTACACTCAATGATCTTGTCTCAACTCCAAAGCATATCCCTGCTGATGTGCTGTATATAAAACAGAGATGGGCCGTGCGCACAGGTTAGGTTCATGTTGCCCGCACCGTGAGGCATTTCTTGgaatatacatgcatgtatagTCTACATATAGTGCGCTTTGGAGATGCTAGTATTGTAGATAGAATATTTCCCTAGCGTTGATCACCCGACTGAAAATTTGAGCCTAGGACTAGGACAAGGAACCACACGCCACTTGTATGCTTGTGTAGCTGACCTTCGTCCAAGCCTGGGGGGCGTCCGATCCCatttcttcttcgtcttcttcttttCGTCCAATCTTTAAACCAGGATCGTAAACGAATTCAAATTCCATCCGAAAATTAGGAAAAGCTAGCTCGAGTTTTGAACTCCATAAACATCGTCTGCTAAATCTCAACTGCAGTAGCTGCAGTCCTCCCTGGTGCTGCGCCGACCGCCGACGAATGCAGCACGTCACGAATACCTTCCACAGTGGACTTCCACTCCCATTTCCCTGCGTAAAGGAAAGTTCCATTCCGTTCCTTAACCTGATGATCCAAGTGTGTTCTCGTCGGTGCGTGTGGACGATGGACCACGCGCTACAACCTTTGACTTGGCCACGCTGTGATTGGCCTCGATGATGAGTCGTCTCGGGTTCGTCAGATCAGCCCTTGCATCAGTCGCATCCCTAGCAGTTTCAGCACGTACCAGGCTACAGCTACTTTCGTAGTTTTTCCTCTCACGTGTCGGTAATTAACTTCCTCTTTTTAGAAATTTTAGAtctttttaaaaattttagaaattattattcgttttgaattttctaggtaCACCTAACTTTTGCTTGAATATCGTTAATTAAGTAACTATACTAATTATCTcgtgtttttttttgagggggactATTTATCTCGTGTGGGGCGACGTGAATGAAACAGGGCTTACAAACATTGTTTGGGCCGGGCTTCAGAGACCTC harbors:
- the LOC117846031 gene encoding uncharacterized protein; this encodes MSTAVAEVRPAYGFPGSGKRSAGEQAAVLAAGKRRSDGFFIEEDEAEEEVLTETSSLGAPSPSGSSIGENSSSEAGGEDGEEEEVESKLKEGDALGCLDALEDSLPIKKGLSSFYAGKSKSFTSLAEATSTVAEAKELAKPENPFNKRRRILANWSRRASCSSLATATYLPPLLAPDHAVAEGDEGEEDDSDDDEEECNQLPHRGKNIRGAPALPLPPPRLLGVGMQRRNGLGSFRSPRSFSLSDLQNSRIDGSD